The proteins below are encoded in one region of Levilactobacillus namurensis:
- a CDS encoding alpha/beta hydrolase codes for MQIITQSLGADTQAYLRGYLRQDAPQATYPAMIIVPGGSYTHIPEQQAEDLAMAWFARGYQAFFLRYSFAGEKKPLLPAPVVELARSVASLREHAADWQIDAAHINVAGFSVGGHIVALFNDLWATDHLNQLAGTTPTQIHPHAILLGYPVITPQAGFPNDAATLAQWTDDPAQIAADQRVTAQNAPTFAWVTANDPLVPVQNTLAYVQSSLAHGVDTELHIFHNGPHGLALANQVTAWKPGSNLPHVAHWIDLATEWLADLN; via the coding sequence ATGCAAATCATTACGCAATCATTAGGTGCTGATACGCAAGCCTACTTACGCGGTTATCTGCGTCAAGATGCACCCCAAGCCACCTATCCGGCGATGATCATCGTTCCCGGCGGTTCTTACACGCACATTCCGGAACAGCAAGCTGAAGATCTCGCCATGGCTTGGTTTGCGCGGGGCTACCAAGCCTTCTTCTTACGGTACAGCTTTGCTGGCGAAAAAAAACCACTGCTTCCCGCACCAGTCGTCGAACTGGCTCGAAGCGTGGCCAGTCTGCGTGAACACGCGGCGGATTGGCAGATCGATGCCGCCCATATCAACGTTGCTGGCTTCTCCGTAGGGGGACATATCGTGGCCCTCTTCAACGATCTCTGGGCAACCGACCACCTCAACCAGCTGGCCGGGACCACGCCCACTCAGATTCATCCCCACGCAATTCTCCTGGGTTACCCCGTGATCACCCCGCAAGCCGGCTTCCCCAACGACGCCGCCACGTTAGCCCAGTGGACGGATGACCCCGCTCAAATCGCTGCGGACCAACGCGTCACCGCACAAAACGCGCCGACCTTTGCCTGGGTCACCGCCAACGACCCACTGGTTCCCGTGCAAAACACGCTAGCCTACGTGCAATCCTCACTGGCTCACGGCGTGGACACCGAACTGCACATCTTCCACAACGGTCCCCACGGTTTGGCCTTAGCCAACCAAGTAACCGCTTGGAAGCCGGGGAGTAATCTGCCTCACGTTGCTCACTGGATCGACCTCGCGACCGAATGGCTGGCCGACCTCAACTAA